A region from the Medicago truncatula cultivar Jemalong A17 chromosome 6, MtrunA17r5.0-ANR, whole genome shotgun sequence genome encodes:
- the LOC25479989 gene encoding uncharacterized protein yields the protein MASLIPGVLLKLLQTMNSNVKVRGEHRSVLLQVISIVPALSGSELWPNHGFFIKVSDSSHSTYVSLSKEDNELILNNKLQLGQFFYIDKMEAGTPVPVLVSVRPVPGRHPFEGNPKDLMQMMESSESRMHPENDGVDGSKSTDKIEAKENTSSRQKIVIKEEKVSVASRYMKGVLNPNSKVNASDTNIGSKGNDFENGVDGRKMGSTKGKQLEIKGQVPPTTSTRTRFEALSTKQDISQSNIQETVIKPSKSTSAKHSSTKQENLNLNFLSHSQEKSNYPETISWSALPANLLKPGKGILRRKQLASQVAIEAQKEASEAAKIIKCLSTFANICSSAASENPHVILDKFFALLQLMDRPNGTTQLKAESLESHNIQSPAEKHKYGKKAGLAHAKNTSKTAKSLPELSGNEKQEWAKENGIKQINELKEVFLNETRSWFIKYLEKTLDAGFSRVFQEKGKESKVIAGREMAHANHIAVTLSHLKNANEWLENLRRALNSESDGLVETIDRLKQKIYSSLLVHIDSAAVALENRA from the exons ATGGCATCTCTCATACCTGGAGTTCTACTGAAGCTTCTCCAAACAATGAACTCTAATGTGAAAGTTCGCGGTGAACACCGTTCAGTTCTTCTTCAAGTGATAAGCATCGTTCCTGCATTATCCGGTTCTGAATTATGGCCTAACCACGGTTTCTTTATAAAAGTCTCGGATTCTTCTCATTCAACCTATGTTTCACTTTCCAAGGAAGACAATGAGCTTATTCTGAATAATAAGTTGCAGCTTGGACAATTCTTTTATATTGATAAGATGGAAGCTGGTACACCGGTCCCAGTTCTTGTATCGGTTAGGCCTGTTCCGGGAAGACACCCTTTTGAAGGTAACCCTAAGGATTTAATGCAGATGATGGAGTCATCGGAGAGTAGAATGCATCCTGAAAACGATGGAGTTGATGGTTCAAAATCGACCGATAAAATAGAAGCCAAAGAGAACACAAGTTCAAGGCAGAAGATTGTTATTAAAGAAGAAAAGGTTTCTGTTGCATCTAGGTACATGAAGGGTGTTCTAAATCCAAACTCAAAAGTGAATGCGTCGGATACTAATATAGGAAGCAAAGGAAATGATTTCGAGAATGGTGTAGATGGTAGGAAAATGGGATCTACCAAAGGAAAGCAGCTAGAGATTAAAGGTCAG GTACCCCCGACAACCTCAACTCGTACTCGATTTGAAGCACTTTCAACGAAGCAAGACATTTCTCAATCAAACATTCAGGAGACAGTAATAAAACCTTCTAAAAGCACCTCCGCCAAGCACAGTTCTACTAAACAGGAAAATTTGAACTTGAACTTTTTGTCACATAGTCAAGAAAAAAGCAATTACCCCGAGACAATTTCATGGTCCGCTTTGCCAGCTAATCTTTTAAAGCCAGGAAAG ggAATTCTAAGAAGGAAACAACTAGCGTCTCAAGTTGCAATAGAAGCTCAAAAAGAAGCATCGGAAGCAGCAAAGATAATCAAGTGCTTAAG TACATTTGCAAATATCTGCTCTTCTGCGGCATCGGAGAACCCTCATGTCATCCTGGACAAGTTTTTTGCACTCCTACAGCTCATGGACCGGCCAAATGGTACAACTCAGTTGAAAGCCGAATCTCTTGAGTCACATAACATTCAATCTCCTGcagaaaaacataaatatggCAAAAAAGCAGGTCTAGCACATGCGAAAAACACATCAAAGACTGCAAAATCCTTACCTGAATTATCAGGAAACGAAAAACAAGAATGGGCGAAAGAGAATGGTATAAAACAGATCAATGAACTCAAAGAAgtttttttgaatgaaacaaGATCATGGTTCATTAAGTACTTGGAGAAGACATTGGATGCTGGATTTTCTAGGGTTTTCCAAGAGAAGGGTAAGGAAAGTAAGGTTATTGCAGGAAGAGAAATGGCGCACGCCAACCACATCGCGGTAACATTGTCCCACCTTAAGAATGCAAATGAGTGGCTAGAAAATTTGAGAAGAGCTTTAAACTCGGAAAGTGACGGTCTGGTTGAGACTATTGACAGATTGAAGCAAAAAATTTATTCTTCTTTGCTTGTACATATTGATTCTGCAGCAGTAGCTTTGGAAAACCGAGCTTGA